A part of Sugiyamaella lignohabitans strain CBS 10342 chromosome D, complete sequence genomic DNA contains:
- the VPS35 gene encoding Vps35p (Endosomal subunit of membrane-associated retromer complex; required for retrograde transport; receptor that recognizes retrieval signals on cargo proteins, forms subcomplex with Vps26p and Vps29p that selects cargo proteins for retrieval; interacts with Ypt7p; GO_component: GO:0005768 - endosome [Evidence IPI] [PMID 9700157]; GO_component: GO:0000329 - fungal-type vacuole membrane [Evidence IDA] [PMID 22593205]; GO_component: GO:0016020 - membrane [Evidence IEA,IEA]; GO_component: GO:0030904 - retromer complex [Evidence IEA]; GO_component: GO:0030904 - retromer complex [Evidence IMP,IPI] [PMID 9700157]; GO_component: GO:0030906 - retromer complex, inner shell [Evidence IPI] [PMID 9700157]; GO_function: GO:0008565 - protein transporter activity [Evidence IMP,IPI] [PMID 9700157]; GO_process: GO:0045053 - protein retention in Golgi apparatus [Evidence IMP] [PMID 8649377]; GO_process: GO:0015031 - protein transport [Evidence IEA,IEA]; GO_process: GO:0042147 - retrograde transport, endosome to Golgi [Evidence IEA]; GO_process: GO:0042147 - retrograde transport, endosome to Golgi [Evidence IPI] [PMID 9700157]; GO_process: GO:0006810 - transport [Evidence IEA]), which yields MSSNPPAPLSPEEQARHLEESLQFIRQQEHQMRKCLETKGKLLDAIRHASTFLAELRSSVLTPKQYYELYIAVFDALRHLGDFLREDHPNHHLADIYELVQYAGNIVPRLYLMITVGTAYMSVPDAPVREIMKDMMEMCRGVQHPIRGLFLRYYLSQGTRDYLPSGEDVNGTNGGVITAAVATTSSDDSAAGPGETKNVADTRSNTSNGNGSETTITGPGSASAVTSAPVIDPELRGNLKDSIQFIITNFIEMNKLWVRLQHQGHSREREKRTKERQELQILVGSNLVRLSQLEGIDKEYYKESILPAILEQVTST from the exons ATGTCTTCCAACCCACCAGCCCCACTGTCTCCTGAAGAGCAGGCTCGACATCTTGAAGAGTCGCTACAGTTTATTAGACAACAGGAGCATCAGATGAGAAAGTGTCTTGAAACAAAAGGCAAATTACTAGACGCAATCCGCCACGCATCGACATTCTTGGCCGAACTTCGTAGTTCGGTACTTACTCCTAAACAATATTATGAATTGTATATTGCGGTATTCGATGCATTGAGACATTTGGGCGATTTCCTTAGAGAAGACCATCCTAATCATCATCTGGCTGATATCTATGAACTTGTTCAGTATGCTGGTAACATTGTTCCTAGACTGTATCTGATGATTACGGTTGGTACGGCATATATGAGTGTGCCAGATGCTCCAGTGAGAGAGATTATGAAGGACATGATGGAAATGTGTCGTGGTGTCCAGCATCCTATTAGAGGCTTGTTTTTGCGATATTACTTGAGTCAAGGAACAAGAGACTATTTACCAAGCGGTGAAGATGTTAACGGTACTAATGGAGGTGTTattactgctgctgttgctactACCAGTAGTGATGACTCGGCAGCTGGTCCTGGCGAAACGAAAAATGTTGCTGATACTAGGTCTAATACTAGTAATGGAAATGGATCTGAGACTACTATCACTGGACCAGGTTCGGCTTCTGCTGTCACCAGTGCTCCAGTTATTGACCCCGAATTAAGAGGCAACCTCAAGGATTCGATTCAATTTATTATCACTAATTTTATTGAGATGAATAAGCTGTGGGTCCGACTTCAGCATCAGGGTCATAGTCGAGAACGTGAAAAGAGAACCAAGGAACGCCAAGAGCTGCAAATTTTAGTTGGGTCTAACCTTGTCAGGTTGTCTCAACTTGAAGGTATTGATAAGGAGTATTATAAAGAGTCGATTCTTCCTGCTATTTTAGAGCAGGTG ACCTCTACCTAA